In one window of Micromonospora cathayae DNA:
- a CDS encoding polyprenyl synthetase family protein: MTVTAESPTDAGRLRARFDAELTAFLERQDPDWPDGAPRGVFTTLHRFVLAGGKRLRPLFCYWGWRGAGGPDGTPIVAAAAALELFHAFALIHDDILDGSDQRRGEPSVHRLFADLHSRSSWRGDPASYGRNTALLCGDLCAAWSDQMFHECGLSVEEVHRGYGVFARMRTEVIAGEYLDLVSGVGDGSVASALTVIRMKAARYTVTRPLQIGAALAGADADLLAALAEFGDPLGDAFQLRDDVLGVFGDPAVTGKSVLDDLREGKPTVMMALARDAADRAQTARLRELFGNPDLDGGGAAELREIILSTGARDQIEQMIAVRADAALAALDRAPVTPEARQVLADLATQTIHRQS; encoded by the coding sequence ATGACGGTCACCGCCGAGTCGCCGACCGACGCCGGCCGGTTGCGGGCCCGCTTCGACGCCGAGCTGACCGCCTTCCTGGAACGGCAGGACCCGGACTGGCCGGACGGCGCGCCCCGGGGCGTCTTCACCACGCTGCACCGGTTCGTGCTGGCCGGCGGGAAGCGGCTGCGTCCACTGTTCTGCTACTGGGGGTGGCGGGGAGCGGGCGGGCCGGACGGTACCCCGATCGTGGCCGCCGCGGCGGCGCTGGAGTTGTTCCACGCGTTCGCGCTGATCCACGACGACATCCTGGACGGCAGCGACCAGCGCCGGGGCGAGCCGTCGGTGCACCGGCTCTTCGCCGACCTGCACAGCCGGTCGTCCTGGCGGGGCGATCCGGCGTCGTACGGGCGGAACACCGCGCTGCTCTGCGGTGACCTCTGCGCGGCCTGGTCGGACCAGATGTTCCACGAGTGCGGGCTGAGCGTCGAGGAGGTGCACCGGGGGTACGGCGTCTTCGCCCGGATGCGTACCGAGGTGATCGCGGGGGAGTACCTCGACCTGGTGTCCGGGGTCGGTGACGGCTCGGTGGCGAGCGCGCTGACGGTGATCCGGATGAAGGCGGCCCGGTACACGGTGACCCGTCCGTTGCAGATCGGCGCGGCGCTGGCCGGGGCGGACGCGGACCTGCTCGCCGCGCTGGCCGAGTTCGGTGATCCGCTCGGGGACGCGTTCCAGCTCCGGGACGACGTGCTCGGGGTCTTCGGTGATCCGGCGGTGACCGGCAAGTCGGTCCTGGACGATCTGCGGGAGGGCAAGCCGACGGTGATGATGGCGTTGGCCCGGGACGCCGCCGACCGGGCGCAGACCGCCCGGCTGCGGGAGCTGTTCGGCAACCCGGACCTGGACGGTGGCGGCGCGGCCGAGCTGCGCGAGATCATCCTGTCCACCGGCGCGCGGGACCAGATCGAGCAGATGATCGCGGTACGCGCGGACGCCGCCCTGGCCGCCCTGGACCGCGCCCCGGTCACGCCGGAGGCCCGACAGGTGCTGGCCGACCTCGCCACCCAGACCATCCACCGCCAGTCCTGA
- a CDS encoding alkaline phosphatase family protein, whose amino-acid sequence MTRKLVVLNVVGLTPRLLAHMPNLRSVADGGFTAPLGTVLPAVTCSAQSTFLTGELPAGHGIVGNGWYFRDLGEVLLWRQHNALVGGDKLWDAARRARPGYTVANICWWYAMGADVDWTVTPRPVYYADGRKEPDCYTDPPELHDRLTAKLGTFPLFTYWGPGAGIASSTWICRAAEQVMADHDPDLTLVYVPHLDYDLQRFGPSAPQAAAAATELDGVLGPLLDAARRRDATVVVLSEYGITEVSQPVHVNRLLRAEGLLRVHTQDGMEYLDPWTSRAFAVADHQVAHVYVRDPADVPLVAKLCAGLPGVAEVLDAEGKAAHGLDHERAGELVLVAEPAAWFTYYYWLDDRRAPDFARLVEIHRKPGYDPAELLFDPAAPAAAKRRAGVALARKKLGMRYLMSVVGLDAGARAVRGSHGRLPTDDADAPVLLCSDPAAVRERVEATGVKGLLLELAGLSPTAPSGPAATDPVSSGPVASGEAAEVSPAGSPEEAG is encoded by the coding sequence GTGACCCGCAAACTGGTCGTGTTGAACGTGGTGGGCCTGACCCCCCGGTTGCTGGCCCACATGCCGAACCTGCGGTCGGTGGCCGACGGCGGGTTCACCGCGCCGTTGGGCACGGTGCTGCCGGCGGTGACCTGTTCCGCGCAGTCGACCTTCCTCACCGGCGAGCTGCCGGCCGGGCACGGCATCGTCGGCAACGGCTGGTACTTCCGGGACCTGGGCGAGGTGCTGCTGTGGCGGCAGCACAACGCCCTGGTCGGCGGGGACAAGCTGTGGGACGCCGCCCGCCGGGCCCGGCCCGGCTACACGGTCGCCAACATCTGCTGGTGGTACGCGATGGGCGCGGACGTGGACTGGACGGTGACCCCCCGGCCGGTCTACTACGCCGACGGTCGCAAGGAGCCGGACTGCTACACCGACCCGCCGGAGCTGCACGACCGGCTGACCGCGAAGCTGGGCACCTTCCCGCTGTTCACCTACTGGGGGCCGGGGGCGGGGATCGCCTCGTCGACGTGGATCTGCCGGGCCGCCGAGCAGGTGATGGCCGACCACGACCCGGACCTGACCCTGGTGTACGTCCCGCACCTGGACTACGACCTGCAACGGTTCGGCCCGTCCGCGCCGCAGGCGGCCGCCGCCGCGACCGAGCTGGACGGGGTGCTCGGTCCGCTGCTGGACGCCGCCCGCCGCCGGGACGCGACGGTGGTGGTGCTCTCCGAGTACGGCATCACCGAGGTCTCGCAGCCGGTGCACGTCAACCGGCTGCTGCGGGCCGAGGGGCTGCTCCGGGTGCACACCCAGGACGGCATGGAGTACCTGGACCCGTGGACGTCCCGGGCGTTCGCCGTGGCGGACCACCAGGTCGCCCACGTGTACGTGCGGGACCCGGCCGACGTGCCGCTGGTGGCGAAGCTCTGTGCCGGCCTGCCCGGGGTGGCGGAGGTGTTGGACGCCGAGGGCAAGGCGGCGCACGGGTTGGACCACGAGCGGGCCGGTGAGCTGGTGCTGGTGGCCGAGCCGGCGGCGTGGTTCACCTACTACTACTGGCTGGACGACCGGCGGGCCCCGGACTTCGCCCGGCTGGTGGAGATCCACCGTAAACCCGGGTACGACCCGGCGGAGCTGTTGTTCGACCCGGCCGCGCCGGCGGCGGCGAAACGCCGGGCCGGGGTGGCGCTGGCCCGCAAGAAGCTCGGCATGCGGTACCTGATGAGCGTGGTGGGCCTGGACGCCGGTGCGCGGGCGGTACGCGGCTCGCACGGCCGGCTGCCCACCGACGACGCGGACGCCCCGGTGCTGCTCTGCTCCGATCCGGCGGCCGTCCGGGAGCGGGTCGAGGCGACCGGGGTCAAGGGCCTGCTGCTGGAGCTGGCCGGCCTGTCGCCGACGGCCCCGTCCGGCCCGGCCGCGACGGATCCGGTGTCGTCCGGTCCGGTCGCGTCGGGGGAGGCGGCGGAGGTGTCGCCGGCGGGTTCGCCGGAAGAGGCCGGCTGA
- the eboE gene encoding metabolite traffic protein EboE, with translation MRLRHADGSTVHVSYCTNVHPAEELTGVLAQLDTYAVPVRERLGTDRLGLGLWLAAPAAAELAADPAARGRLRRELTVRGLEVVTLNGFPYAAFQAPVVKGDVYHPDWTTSERLAYTLDLARVLADLLPDDAARGSVSTLPLAWRTPWDADRADAARRRLDELAVGLAGIERDTGRPVRVGFEPEPGCVVESTGQAATALAGVDPERIGICLDLAHLACAWEDPVTALTRLRDAGLPVVKVQVSAAIEAADPVADAEELRRWVEPRFLHQTRSARCAHGYDPADPAYAADDLDAALDAGLPDAWRVHYHVPLHAPPEPPLASTVPVLRAALAGLLGGPVAGCDHLDVETYTWGVLPEARRPRTDAELATGIAAELAFTRDELTALGLTAPVGVTSR, from the coding sequence ATGCGGCTGCGGCACGCCGACGGCAGCACCGTCCACGTCAGCTACTGCACCAACGTCCACCCGGCCGAGGAGCTGACCGGGGTGCTCGCCCAGCTCGACACGTACGCGGTGCCGGTGCGGGAACGCCTCGGCACCGACCGGCTCGGGCTCGGGCTGTGGCTGGCCGCGCCGGCCGCCGCCGAGCTGGCCGCCGACCCGGCGGCCCGGGGCCGGCTCCGCCGGGAGCTGACCGTACGCGGGCTGGAGGTGGTCACCCTCAACGGCTTCCCGTACGCGGCGTTCCAGGCCCCGGTGGTCAAGGGCGACGTGTACCACCCGGACTGGACCACCTCCGAGCGGCTGGCGTACACCCTGGACCTGGCCCGGGTCCTGGCCGACCTGCTGCCCGACGACGCGGCCCGGGGCTCGGTGTCCACCCTGCCGCTGGCCTGGCGGACCCCGTGGGACGCCGACCGGGCCGACGCGGCCCGCCGCCGGCTGGACGAGCTGGCCGTCGGGCTGGCCGGTATCGAGCGGGACACCGGCCGGCCGGTGCGGGTGGGTTTCGAACCGGAGCCGGGCTGCGTGGTGGAGAGCACCGGTCAGGCGGCCACCGCGCTGGCCGGGGTGGACCCGGAACGGATCGGGATCTGCCTGGACCTGGCCCATCTGGCCTGCGCCTGGGAGGACCCGGTCACCGCGCTGACCCGGCTGCGCGACGCCGGCCTGCCGGTGGTGAAGGTGCAGGTGTCCGCGGCGATCGAGGCGGCCGACCCGGTCGCTGACGCCGAGGAGCTGCGCCGCTGGGTGGAGCCGAGGTTCCTGCACCAGACCCGGTCGGCGCGCTGCGCGCACGGCTACGACCCGGCCGACCCGGCGTACGCCGCCGACGACCTGGACGCCGCGCTGGACGCCGGCCTGCCGGACGCCTGGCGGGTGCACTACCACGTGCCGCTGCACGCCCCGCCGGAGCCGCCGCTGGCGTCCACCGTGCCGGTGCTGCGTGCCGCGCTGGCCGGGCTGCTCGGCGGTCCGGTGGCCGGCTGCGACCACCTCGACGTCGAGACGTACACCTGGGGGGTGCTGCCGGAGGCGCGGCGGCCGCGCACCGACGCGGAGCTGGCCACCGGGATCGCCGCCGAACTGGCCTTCACCCGGGACGAGCTGACGGCGCTGGGCCTGACCGCGCCGGTGGGAGTGACCTCCCGGTGA
- a CDS encoding TatD family hydrolase, which produces MRIFDPHIHMTSRTTDDYERMAAAGVRAVVEPAFWLGQPRTNPGSFTDYFDSLVGWEPFRAGQFGVRHHATIALNPKEANDPRCRPVLDLLPRYLEKDGVVAVGEIGYDSMTPEEDDVFAAQLAMAVAHDLPALVHTPHRDKARGTERSLSVVAESGIDPGRVVIDHLNEVTVEIVRDSGCWAGFSIYPDTKMSPPRMVELLRRYGTERMLVNSAADWGRSDPLLTRATGEAMLLAGFSDDDVDRVLWRNPVEFYGQSGRLDLTDLDAPEPTFEGNSILRGGS; this is translated from the coding sequence ATGCGAATCTTCGACCCGCACATCCACATGACGTCCCGCACCACCGACGACTACGAGCGGATGGCCGCCGCCGGGGTCCGGGCGGTCGTCGAACCGGCGTTCTGGCTCGGTCAGCCCCGCACCAACCCGGGGTCGTTCACCGACTACTTCGACTCGCTGGTCGGCTGGGAGCCGTTCCGGGCCGGGCAGTTCGGCGTCCGGCACCACGCCACCATCGCGCTGAACCCGAAGGAGGCCAACGACCCGCGCTGCCGTCCGGTGCTCGACCTGCTGCCGCGCTACCTGGAGAAGGACGGCGTGGTCGCGGTCGGGGAGATCGGGTACGACTCGATGACCCCGGAGGAGGACGACGTGTTCGCCGCCCAGCTCGCCATGGCGGTGGCGCACGACCTGCCGGCGCTGGTGCACACCCCGCACCGGGACAAGGCCCGGGGCACCGAGCGCAGCCTGTCGGTGGTCGCCGAGTCCGGCATCGACCCGGGCCGGGTGGTGATCGACCACCTCAACGAGGTGACCGTCGAGATCGTCCGGGACAGCGGCTGCTGGGCCGGCTTCTCGATCTACCCGGACACCAAGATGTCGCCGCCGCGCATGGTGGAACTGCTGCGCCGGTACGGCACCGAACGGATGCTGGTGAACTCGGCCGCCGACTGGGGACGCTCGGACCCGCTGCTCACCCGGGCCACCGGCGAGGCGATGCTGCTGGCCGGGTTCAGCGACGACGACGTGGACCGGGTGCTGTGGCGCAACCCGGTGGAGTTCTACGGGCAGTCCGGCCGGCTGGACCTGACCGACCTGGACGCCCCGGAGCCCACCTTCGAGGGCAACTCGATCCTGCGCGGGGGCTCGTGA
- a CDS encoding EboA domain-containing protein: MTPDQLRTALRGVPDPEWLAGALRDVAADPGTLGRYFAAAGRRCGRGPLDGTPGWTVDEAARVLLLTALRADHADQVTARYQQGDAAEKRAVLRALPLLPVGAAAVPLLHDAIRTNDTRLVAAALGPYARHLDPPAWRQAVLKCVFMGVPLDVVADLDDRADAELAVMLAGLADERRAAGRTMPADATELLDRLSAREA, translated from the coding sequence ATGACACCGGATCAACTGCGCACGGCGCTGCGGGGCGTACCCGATCCGGAGTGGCTGGCGGGCGCGCTGCGGGACGTGGCGGCGGACCCCGGCACGCTCGGCCGGTACTTCGCCGCCGCCGGTCGGCGCTGCGGGCGGGGGCCGCTGGACGGAACCCCCGGGTGGACGGTCGACGAGGCGGCCCGGGTGCTGCTGCTGACCGCGCTCCGCGCCGACCACGCCGACCAGGTCACCGCCCGCTACCAGCAGGGTGACGCGGCGGAGAAGCGGGCCGTGCTGCGCGCCCTGCCGCTGCTGCCGGTCGGCGCGGCGGCCGTCCCGCTGCTGCACGACGCGATCCGCACCAACGACACCCGGCTGGTGGCCGCCGCGCTCGGCCCGTACGCCCGGCACCTGGACCCGCCGGCCTGGCGGCAGGCGGTGCTCAAGTGCGTGTTCATGGGCGTACCGCTGGACGTGGTCGCCGACCTCGACGACCGCGCGGACGCCGAACTCGCCGTGATGCTCGCCGGGCTGGCCGACGAACGCCGGGCCGCCGGCCGGACGATGCCCGCCGACGCCACCGAACTGCTCGACCGGCTCAGCGCCCGGGAGGCGTGA
- a CDS encoding sugar phosphate isomerase/epimerase family protein: MTGASGVTEVGTGRLRFGYGTNGFANHRLDDALAVLADLGYQGVALTLDHGHLDPFEAGLAHRTAAVRRRLESLGLAVVVETGARYLLDPWQKHAPTLLHDDHARRIDFLTRAVQIGADLGAEAVSFWAGVRPATVAPDLAWDRLVAGCAEVVAVADRAGVPLGFEPEPGMLVESIADWRRLRDALGAPPAFGITLDIGHCRCLEPLPVPDCVTAVAEHLVNVQIDDMRRGVHEHLEFGTGEIDFPPVLRALADAGYRGLVAVELPRHSHDAPGVATRSLEFLRAAATAGRESR; the protein is encoded by the coding sequence ATGACCGGCGCATCCGGGGTGACGGAGGTCGGCACCGGACGGCTGCGGTTCGGGTACGGCACCAACGGCTTCGCCAACCACCGCCTCGACGACGCGCTGGCCGTCCTCGCCGACCTCGGCTACCAGGGGGTCGCCCTCACCCTGGACCACGGCCACCTCGACCCGTTCGAGGCGGGACTGGCCCACCGGACCGCCGCGGTCCGCCGCCGGCTGGAGAGCCTCGGCCTGGCCGTGGTGGTCGAGACCGGGGCCCGCTACCTGCTGGACCCGTGGCAGAAGCACGCGCCGACCCTGCTGCACGACGACCACGCCCGCCGGATCGACTTCCTCACCCGGGCCGTGCAGATCGGCGCGGACCTGGGCGCGGAGGCGGTCTCGTTCTGGGCCGGCGTCCGCCCCGCCACCGTCGCCCCCGACCTGGCCTGGGACCGGCTGGTCGCCGGCTGCGCCGAGGTGGTCGCGGTCGCCGACCGGGCCGGCGTGCCGCTGGGCTTCGAACCGGAGCCGGGCATGCTGGTCGAGTCGATCGCCGACTGGCGGCGGCTGCGCGACGCGCTCGGCGCGCCACCGGCCTTCGGCATCACCCTCGACATCGGGCACTGCCGCTGCCTGGAACCGCTGCCGGTGCCGGACTGCGTCACCGCCGTGGCGGAGCACCTGGTCAACGTGCAGATCGACGACATGCGCCGGGGGGTGCACGAGCACCTGGAGTTCGGCACCGGCGAGATCGACTTCCCGCCGGTGCTGCGCGCGCTGGCCGACGCCGGCTACCGGGGTCTGGTCGCGGTGGAGCTGCCCCGGCACTCGCACGACGCGCCGGGCGTCGCCACCCGGTCGCTGGAGTTCCTCCGCGCCGCCGCCACGGCAGGGAGGGAATCCCGGTAG
- a CDS encoding SCO3242 family prenyltransferase has product MPTPADLAELVRAPAALSVPGDVLAGAAAAGTLGAGTPALAGASVLLYWAGMAANDWADRDLDAVERPDRPIPSGRVTPGTALGLAVGLTAAGVALATAAGGRRAAAVAVPLAAAVWGYDLAAKNTAAGPAVMAVCRGLDVLLGASGGRVGRAVPAALTVAAHTWTVTALSRREVDGADQRLPVRTLAGTAVVAASAVLGTKRPTAGRAAGPTAGRAADRGPLDAAGRRGTPDTLRTALRGTPDTLRAALPAALTAWYAARYGAAQARVYADPSAGQVRAAVGAGITGLPALQGALTARAGAGLLGVAVAAAAPLARRLARKVSPT; this is encoded by the coding sequence ATGCCGACGCCCGCTGACCTCGCCGAGCTGGTCCGGGCTCCGGCCGCCCTCTCCGTCCCCGGTGACGTGCTCGCCGGGGCGGCGGCCGCCGGGACGCTCGGTGCCGGTACGCCCGCCCTGGCCGGCGCGTCGGTGCTGCTCTACTGGGCCGGCATGGCCGCCAACGACTGGGCCGACCGGGACCTGGACGCGGTGGAACGGCCGGACCGGCCGATCCCGAGCGGCCGGGTGACCCCGGGTACCGCGCTCGGCCTCGCCGTCGGGTTGACCGCCGCCGGGGTGGCGCTCGCCACCGCCGCCGGGGGCCGGCGCGCCGCCGCCGTCGCGGTCCCGCTGGCCGCCGCCGTGTGGGGGTACGACCTGGCCGCCAAGAACACCGCCGCCGGCCCCGCCGTGATGGCCGTCTGCCGGGGGCTGGACGTGCTGCTCGGCGCGTCCGGTGGCCGGGTCGGCCGGGCCGTGCCGGCGGCGTTGACCGTCGCCGCGCACACCTGGACGGTCACCGCGCTGTCCCGGCGTGAGGTCGACGGCGCGGACCAGCGGCTGCCGGTGCGTACCCTGGCCGGCACCGCCGTGGTCGCGGCCAGCGCCGTGCTCGGCACGAAGAGGCCGACCGCCGGACGGGCCGCCGGGCCGACCGCCGGACGGGCCGCCGACCGGGGTCCGCTGGACGCGGCGGGCCGGCGCGGCACCCCGGACACGCTCCGCACGGCGCTGCGCGGCACCCCCGACACGCTCCGCGCGGCCCTGCCGGCCGCCCTGACCGCCTGGTACGCCGCCCGGTACGGGGCCGCCCAGGCCCGGGTGTACGCCGATCCGTCCGCCGGCCAGGTCCGGGCCGCCGTCGGCGCCGGCATCACCGGTCTGCCCGCCCTCCAGGGCGCGCTGACCGCCCGCGCCGGGGCCGGGCTGCTCGGGGTGGCGGTGGCCGCCGCCGCGCCACTGGCCCGCCGGCTGGCCCGGAAGGTCTCGCCGACATGA
- a CDS encoding inositol-3-phosphate synthase yields the protein MRTGVWLVGARGSVATTSIVGALALRAGLTGPTGCVTELPGVRGPALPSFADLVFGGHDVAETPLTKKAEALAVAGVVPGRLVDAVRPELAAVDEEIRPAPVDGTQAAQIAAVVRDLEAFRDRHRLARVVVVNVSATEPAAVPHPAHADPVALRAALDGPDDVLPASSRYAYAAFTAGCPYVDFTPSTGARLPALAALAAERGLPYAGHDGKTGETLVKSVLAPMFAMRNLAVRSWSGTNLLGGGDGATLAEPAANAAKTASKQRVLAETLGYQPQGTTRIEYVEDLGDFKTAWDLITFSGFLGTGMRMEFTWHGCDSALAAPLVLDLARLTAAGHAAGHTGPLAELAFFFKDPLDAATGSLTEQWQRLTAYAARLHAGGPDADAR from the coding sequence ATGCGTACCGGTGTCTGGCTGGTGGGGGCACGTGGCTCAGTCGCGACCACCAGCATCGTCGGGGCGCTCGCCCTGCGTGCCGGGCTGACCGGGCCGACCGGCTGCGTCACGGAACTGCCCGGCGTCCGCGGTCCCGCCCTGCCCTCCTTCGCCGACCTGGTCTTCGGCGGGCACGACGTCGCCGAGACCCCGCTGACCAAGAAGGCCGAGGCGCTGGCCGTCGCCGGCGTGGTCCCCGGCCGGCTGGTCGACGCCGTCCGCCCCGAACTCGCCGCCGTCGACGAGGAGATCCGCCCGGCCCCGGTCGACGGCACCCAGGCCGCCCAGATCGCCGCGGTGGTGCGGGACCTGGAGGCGTTCCGGGACCGGCACCGGCTGGCCCGGGTGGTGGTGGTCAACGTCTCCGCCACCGAACCGGCCGCCGTGCCGCACCCCGCCCACGCCGACCCCGTCGCCCTGCGGGCCGCCCTCGACGGCCCCGACGACGTGCTGCCGGCCAGCTCGCGGTACGCGTACGCGGCGTTCACCGCCGGCTGCCCGTACGTCGACTTCACCCCGTCGACCGGAGCCCGGCTGCCCGCCCTGGCCGCGCTCGCCGCCGAACGCGGCCTGCCGTACGCCGGGCACGACGGCAAGACCGGGGAAACCCTGGTCAAGTCGGTGCTCGCCCCGATGTTCGCGATGCGCAACCTGGCCGTGCGGTCCTGGTCGGGCACCAACCTGCTCGGCGGCGGGGACGGCGCCACCCTCGCCGAACCGGCCGCCAACGCCGCGAAGACCGCCAGCAAACAGCGCGTCCTCGCCGAGACGCTCGGCTACCAGCCGCAGGGCACCACCCGCATCGAGTACGTCGAGGACCTGGGCGACTTCAAGACCGCCTGGGATCTGATCACCTTCAGCGGGTTCCTCGGCACCGGCATGCGGATGGAGTTCACCTGGCACGGCTGTGACTCGGCGCTGGCCGCCCCGCTGGTGCTGGACCTGGCCCGGCTCACCGCCGCCGGGCACGCCGCCGGCCACACCGGACCCCTGGCCGAGCTGGCCTTCTTCTTCAAGGACCCGCTCGACGCGGCCACCGGGTCGCTCACCGAGCAGTGGCAGCGGTTGACCGCGTACGCCGCGCGACTGCACGCCGGAGGTCCCGATGCCGACGCCCGCTGA
- a CDS encoding Gfo/Idh/MocA family protein, with protein sequence MSTVDRELRVGLVGYAFMGAAHSQAWRTVNRVYDLPARARMALICGRDTGKVADAADRLGWDAYTTDWRDLVTRDDIDVVDVCTPGDSHAEIALAALAAGKHVLCEKPLANTVEEARAMTAAAAKAQAAGVRSMCGFNYRRVPAVTMMRDLIASGRLGVVRHVRAVYLQDWIVDPQFPLVWRLQKDRAGSGALGDIGAHIIDLTQFVTGQRITGVSAVTETFVKERPLPAESSGLAASANGADGAAPATGTVTVDDAAVFVARLDGGALATYEASRFATGRKNALRVEINGSLGSVVFDLERLNELEFYDATRPGAEQGFSRILVTEGDHPYMSAWWPPGHIIGYEHSFTHQMRDFVEAVATGTDPAPSFADALQVQLVLDAVTRSADLGSSWTEVEPALVTAPA encoded by the coding sequence TTGTCCACTGTAGACAGAGAACTGCGTGTCGGTCTGGTCGGCTACGCGTTCATGGGCGCCGCGCACTCGCAGGCGTGGCGCACCGTGAACCGGGTGTACGACCTGCCGGCGCGGGCCCGGATGGCGCTGATCTGCGGCCGGGACACCGGAAAGGTGGCCGACGCCGCCGACCGGCTCGGCTGGGACGCGTACACCACCGACTGGCGTGACCTGGTCACCCGGGACGACATCGACGTGGTCGACGTCTGCACACCGGGCGACAGCCACGCCGAGATCGCGCTCGCCGCGCTGGCCGCCGGCAAGCACGTGTTGTGCGAGAAGCCGCTGGCGAACACGGTCGAGGAGGCTCGGGCGATGACCGCCGCGGCGGCGAAGGCCCAGGCCGCCGGGGTCCGGTCGATGTGCGGGTTCAACTACCGTCGGGTGCCCGCGGTCACCATGATGCGGGACCTCATCGCCAGCGGACGGCTGGGCGTCGTCCGGCACGTCCGGGCGGTCTACCTACAGGACTGGATCGTGGATCCGCAGTTCCCCCTGGTCTGGCGGTTGCAGAAGGACAGGGCGGGCTCCGGTGCGCTCGGCGACATCGGCGCGCACATCATCGACCTGACCCAGTTCGTGACCGGGCAGCGGATCACCGGCGTGAGCGCGGTGACCGAGACGTTCGTCAAGGAACGGCCGCTGCCGGCCGAGTCCAGCGGGCTCGCCGCGAGCGCGAACGGCGCGGACGGTGCCGCCCCGGCCACCGGAACGGTCACCGTCGACGACGCGGCGGTCTTCGTCGCCCGGCTCGACGGTGGCGCCCTGGCCACGTACGAGGCGAGCCGGTTCGCCACCGGCCGGAAGAACGCCCTGCGGGTCGAGATCAACGGCTCGCTCGGCAGCGTGGTGTTCGACCTGGAACGCCTCAACGAGCTGGAGTTCTACGACGCCACCCGACCGGGCGCGGAGCAGGGCTTCAGCCGGATCCTGGTCACCGAGGGCGACCACCCGTACATGTCGGCCTGGTGGCCGCCGGGGCACATCATCGGCTACGAGCACTCGTTCACCCACCAGATGCGCGACTTCGTCGAGGCGGTCGCCACCGGCACCGACCCGGCTCCCTCGTTCGCCGACGCGTTGCAGGTCCAGCTGGTGCTGGACGCGGTGACCCGGTCGGCGGACCTCGGTTCGTCCTGGACCGAGGTGGAACCGGCCCTGGTGACGGCACCAGCCTGA
- a CDS encoding substrate-binding domain-containing protein, with product MTQQSRDMSRRRLLFGTAALGAGALLAGCTSNEAEPTAAQTKAAETGGNAEPGKRVTIGFSAPAADHGWIAAITNNAKAQAGAYSDVEFKTVEAGADAAAQRAALSTLLSQKPDVIVLLPHDGKELNAFGLEAMKAGIPVVNLDRAFPDARAYRTQIKGDNYGMGVAAATYIIAQLQAKGVSNPIIGEIPGIDSLELTQERSKGFADTLAASGFKVANRRPAEFTADSGQQAATGLLQALPKIDAIWNHDDDQGIGVLAAVNQSGRKEFFMVGGAGSKKAMEDIQADNTVLKATVTYSPSMASSAISLARLIGQGKGMSDLVELQVPKEIVLASETITKENAGDYLKLGF from the coding sequence ATGACCCAGCAGAGCCGCGACATGTCGCGCCGCCGGCTGCTGTTCGGCACGGCCGCGCTCGGTGCCGGCGCGCTGCTCGCCGGCTGCACCAGCAACGAGGCCGAGCCGACCGCCGCGCAGACCAAGGCCGCCGAGACCGGCGGCAACGCCGAGCCCGGCAAGCGCGTCACGATCGGTTTCTCGGCGCCCGCCGCCGACCACGGCTGGATCGCCGCCATCACCAACAACGCCAAGGCCCAGGCCGGCGCGTACTCCGACGTGGAGTTCAAGACCGTCGAGGCCGGCGCGGACGCGGCGGCCCAGCGGGCGGCGCTGTCCACCCTGCTCTCCCAGAAGCCCGACGTGATCGTGCTGCTGCCGCACGACGGCAAGGAGCTCAACGCGTTCGGCCTGGAGGCGATGAAGGCCGGCATCCCGGTGGTCAACCTGGACCGGGCCTTCCCGGACGCCCGCGCGTACCGGACCCAGATCAAGGGCGACAACTACGGCATGGGCGTCGCCGCGGCGACCTACATCATCGCGCAGCTCCAGGCCAAGGGCGTCAGCAACCCGATCATCGGCGAGATCCCCGGCATCGACTCGCTGGAGCTGACCCAGGAGCGGTCGAAGGGCTTCGCCGACACCCTGGCCGCGTCCGGCTTCAAGGTCGCCAACCGGCGGCCGGCGGAGTTCACCGCCGACTCCGGCCAGCAGGCGGCCACCGGTCTCCTCCAGGCCCTGCCGAAGATCGACGCGATCTGGAACCACGACGACGACCAGGGCATCGGTGTCCTCGCCGCGGTCAACCAGTCCGGCCGCAAGGAGTTCTTCATGGTCGGCGGCGCCGGCTCGAAGAAGGCGATGGAGGACATCCAGGCCGACAACACCGTGCTCAAGGCGACCGTCACGTACAGCCCGTCGATGGCCTCCTCGGCCATCTCGCTGGCCCGGCTGATCGGTCAGGGCAAGGGCATGTCCGACCTGGTGGAACTCCAGGTACCGAAGGAGATCGTGCTCGCCTCGGAGACGATCACCAAGGAGAACGCGGGCGACTACCTCAAGCTCGGGTTCTGA